The Paenibacillus sp. MBLB1832 genome has a window encoding:
- a CDS encoding ABC transporter permease, which translates to MHFVEDKLSVSRAELVSGRTRIRLRIYKDRWLYLMLLPGLLYFLIFKYVPMWGLLLAFKDYQPFLGFFGSKWVGLKHFQRLFHDPVFWMLLKNTLILAGYNILFFFPAPIALALLLNEARNEKFKRFVQTVIYVPHFVSWVVVVGIAYTFFTVDGGLVNEAIAAFGGQKINFLVSADWFRTMITSEVIWKETGWGTIIFLAALAGVDPQLYEAARMDGAGRLRQLWHVTLPAIRSTIVILFILRLGTFLDTGFEQIFLMLNAMNREVGEVFDTYVYTAGITQGQFSFSTTVGLFKSLVGFLLIIGSNRLAKKFGEEGVY; encoded by the coding sequence ATGCATTTTGTGGAAGATAAGCTTTCTGTGTCCCGAGCGGAACTTGTATCAGGAAGAACACGAATACGCTTGCGTATTTATAAGGATCGATGGTTGTACTTGATGTTACTCCCGGGGTTATTGTACTTTCTGATTTTCAAATATGTCCCAATGTGGGGGCTGCTGTTAGCTTTTAAGGACTACCAGCCGTTTCTGGGTTTTTTTGGAAGTAAGTGGGTGGGGCTGAAGCATTTCCAAAGGTTGTTTCATGATCCCGTGTTTTGGATGCTGCTCAAGAACACATTGATTCTGGCGGGATATAACATTCTATTCTTTTTTCCGGCGCCGATTGCTTTGGCTTTGTTGCTTAACGAAGCGAGAAATGAGAAGTTCAAGCGATTTGTGCAGACGGTCATTTACGTTCCCCACTTTGTATCCTGGGTTGTTGTTGTCGGAATTGCATATACATTCTTTACGGTGGATGGAGGACTGGTTAACGAAGCCATCGCTGCTTTTGGCGGACAGAAAATAAATTTTCTAGTTAGCGCTGATTGGTTCCGTACGATGATTACCTCGGAAGTCATCTGGAAAGAGACAGGCTGGGGCACCATTATTTTTCTTGCGGCTTTGGCGGGAGTTGACCCCCAGTTGTATGAAGCTGCCCGAATGGATGGAGCTGGAAGGCTTCGGCAGCTGTGGCATGTAACATTGCCTGCCATTCGCTCAACGATCGTTATTCTGTTTATCTTACGTTTAGGCACGTTTCTGGATACGGGATTTGAGCAAATTTTCTTAATGCTGAATGCCATGAACCGCGAGGTTGGAGAAGTGTTTGATACGTATGTTTACACAGCGGGCATCACACAAGGACAGTTCAGTTTCAGCACAACCGTAGGCTTATTCAAGTCGCTTGTTGGATTTCTATTAATTATAGGGTCCAATCGGCTGGCCAAAAAATTTGGAGAGGAAGGAGTATATTGA
- a CDS encoding FAD-dependent oxidoreductase — translation MNVNENEQYDIVIVGAGVGGICAALAAGRLFQRVLLVEQNEGVGGTGVYSSVSLVCRFRALDGRPINNGIHRELFPEAYSHFSEERVPTYDEFELKSTYERLLAKESYITVWTSSCLLKVDVKEGAVRSVEIARDGNPVLVSAAVFLDATADGNLSALAGAEYQKGRREDGRMQSATATFRVSGFHSELLKDPNIHTWNGIRSLRMELLPYYQKMKEEGRTQNPRPAITCFPYPDGNSILFNSTAVVGVDPTDPETVAHGMEEGTRQARELFEAISQHPAFAAAKLDYVAPKLGVREGRRIIGEYEISAEDCLNAQKFDDMVAACAYEIDLHNPLGGAASLVRIPDPGYYHIPYRSLIPIGICNLLLSSRCISGSYEAHGSYRVMSGVSAIGEAAGIAAALYCFQGKEDVREVKASHIRYVQQLRGQFVEGEVEPFPLPLK, via the coding sequence ATGAATGTAAATGAAAACGAACAGTATGACATTGTGATCGTAGGTGCTGGAGTCGGAGGGATTTGTGCTGCATTGGCCGCAGGAAGGTTGTTTCAGAGAGTCTTGCTCGTGGAGCAGAATGAAGGTGTTGGAGGCACAGGAGTTTACTCTAGCGTCTCCTTGGTTTGTCGATTCCGAGCGCTCGACGGAAGGCCCATTAATAATGGCATTCATCGTGAACTGTTTCCCGAAGCTTACTCTCACTTTAGTGAGGAACGAGTTCCCACGTATGACGAATTCGAATTAAAATCCACGTATGAGCGGTTATTGGCTAAAGAATCATATATCACAGTCTGGACCTCTTCCTGCTTGCTCAAGGTTGACGTGAAAGAAGGGGCTGTCCGGTCAGTCGAGATTGCAAGAGATGGAAATCCTGTCTTGGTTAGCGCTGCCGTCTTTCTTGATGCTACGGCAGATGGAAATTTATCGGCTTTGGCAGGAGCGGAATATCAAAAGGGACGTCGTGAAGACGGCAGGATGCAGTCCGCGACAGCAACTTTTCGAGTAAGTGGTTTTCATTCGGAACTGCTCAAGGATCCGAATATTCATACGTGGAACGGGATTCGTTCTCTTCGGATGGAGTTGCTTCCGTACTACCAAAAGATGAAGGAAGAAGGGCGGACCCAGAATCCCAGACCTGCTATAACATGCTTTCCATATCCAGATGGAAACTCCATATTGTTTAATTCCACGGCTGTGGTGGGTGTCGATCCTACCGATCCGGAGACGGTGGCACATGGGATGGAAGAGGGGACGAGGCAAGCTCGTGAACTCTTTGAAGCTATAAGTCAACATCCTGCATTTGCTGCCGCCAAACTGGATTACGTAGCACCCAAGCTTGGGGTTCGTGAAGGCAGGCGTATCATCGGGGAGTATGAAATTAGTGCAGAAGATTGCCTTAACGCTCAAAAATTCGATGATATGGTCGCAGCATGTGCTTACGAAATCGATTTGCACAACCCGCTCGGCGGTGCGGCAAGTTTGGTTCGTATTCCAGATCCAGGCTACTATCACATCCCGTATCGCAGCCTTATCCCTATAGGGATTTGCAATTTGCTGCTAAGCTCACGCTGCATTAGCGGCTCCTATGAAGCGCACGGTTCCTATCGAGTCATGTCAGGTGTTAGCGCTATTGGGGAAGCAGCGGGTATAGCCGCGGCCCTCTATTGCTTTCAAGGCAAGGAGGATGTAAGAGAAGTCAAAGCCTCCCACATTCGGTATGTGCAGCAGTTACGAGGGCAATTTGTTGAAGGAGAAGTGGAGCCATTCCCACTACCATTGAAGTAA
- a CDS encoding carbohydrate ABC transporter permease, with the protein MKMEQSWKDQLFEAINYTGLSLVAAVMFLPFIYIVLISFATEQEVLAKSFMLVPTAFSLTGYKYIFSTPVLLHSLGVTIGITVIGTLVNLLLTVLMAYPLARKDLYGHRIVMLLIVFTMVFNAGIVPTFLIVKGLHLTNSYWSLILPTAISAFNLIIIRNFFMSLPDGLEESAKMDGCNDVGVLFRIVLPLSMPAIATFGLFYAVGHWNTFLSAILYMNDSSKWPIQVLLRQIVILSEKGLADMSEAPPPPSKIINMAVIVVSTLPILSVYPFLQKHFAKGVLVGSVKG; encoded by the coding sequence ATGAAAATGGAACAAAGCTGGAAAGATCAATTGTTTGAAGCGATCAATTATACGGGATTGAGCCTGGTGGCCGCTGTCATGTTCCTTCCCTTTATTTACATTGTGTTAATTTCCTTCGCTACGGAGCAGGAAGTCTTGGCAAAGAGCTTTATGCTGGTCCCCACAGCGTTTTCTTTAACTGGGTACAAGTATATTTTTTCCACGCCAGTTCTGCTTCATAGTCTAGGAGTTACAATAGGAATTACGGTAATTGGAACGCTGGTCAATCTACTGCTCACTGTGTTGATGGCGTACCCGTTAGCACGCAAGGACCTTTACGGTCACCGTATTGTTATGCTATTGATCGTCTTTACGATGGTGTTTAATGCGGGGATTGTCCCTACCTTTCTTATTGTAAAAGGGTTGCACCTTACGAATAGTTACTGGTCGCTCATTCTGCCGACTGCTATTAGCGCATTCAATCTCATTATCATACGCAATTTCTTCATGAGCCTCCCGGACGGTCTGGAGGAATCGGCCAAAATGGATGGTTGCAATGATGTAGGTGTACTCTTCCGAATCGTCCTTCCTCTTTCCATGCCGGCAATAGCAACATTCGGTTTGTTTTACGCGGTAGGACATTGGAACACATTTCTTAGCGCTATTCTCTACATGAACGATTCGTCAAAATGGCCTATCCAGGTGCTGTTGCGCCAGATTGTCATTCTTTCGGAGAAAGGCTTGGCCGACATGAGCGAAGCACCGCCTCCGCCGTCTAAAATTATCAATATGGCGGTTATCGTCGTTTCAACACTGCCAATCTTATCGGTGTATCCTTTCCTGCAAAAGCATTTTGCCAAAGGGGTTTTAGTGGGCTCTGTGAAGGGCTAA
- a CDS encoding peroxiredoxin, giving the protein MTQLTVQAPAFAKIGLPAPSFSLLSTKNMDTLEEKISLEDYRGKWLVFFFWPFDFTFVCPTEITAFSDHYEQFLDLDCEIVGASVDSVYTHRAWTQTPRDQSGIGPVKFPLVSDFSKETARAYGVLDDETGAAHRGLFIIDPDGVLRYQVVTDMNVGRSVDETLRVLQALQAGGLCPANWKPGDRTL; this is encoded by the coding sequence ATGACACAATTAACTGTACAAGCCCCTGCTTTTGCTAAAATAGGACTGCCAGCGCCGAGCTTCTCATTGCTTTCGACGAAAAATATGGACACACTCGAGGAGAAAATCTCACTCGAAGACTACCGTGGGAAATGGCTTGTGTTCTTCTTCTGGCCATTCGATTTCACCTTCGTATGCCCGACGGAAATCACGGCTTTCAGCGATCATTATGAGCAGTTCCTTGATCTCGACTGTGAGATCGTCGGTGCATCGGTAGACAGCGTCTACACGCACCGTGCGTGGACGCAAACACCGCGCGATCAAAGCGGTATCGGCCCTGTGAAGTTTCCGCTGGTCAGTGATTTCTCCAAGGAAACGGCGCGCGCCTACGGCGTGCTAGACGATGAAACAGGTGCTGCGCACCGCGGCTTGTTCATTATTGATCCAGATGGCGTGCTGCGTTACCAAGTGGTCACGGACATGAATGTCGGCCGTTCGGTTGACGAGACGCTTCGCGTTCTGCAAGCCCTTCAGGCTGGCGGATTGTGCCCAGCGAACTGGAAGCCAGGCGATCGCACGTTGTAA
- a CDS encoding AbrB/MazE/SpoVT family DNA-binding domain-containing protein — MKSTGIVRKVDELGRIVLPVELRRTLHIEIGDAIEVYVDPERITLKKYMPACVFCGNFENMSYFKGKLVCSQCMDEIG; from the coding sequence GTGAAATCGACAGGAATCGTAAGAAAAGTGGACGAGCTAGGAAGAATTGTCCTCCCCGTTGAGCTTCGACGGACGCTCCACATTGAGATCGGGGATGCCATTGAAGTCTACGTGGATCCAGAGCGAATTACCTTGAAGAAGTACATGCCGGCCTGTGTGTTCTGTGGGAACTTCGAGAATATGAGCTACTTCAAAGGCAAGCTAGTTTGCAGCCAATGCATGGACGAAATTGGTTAG
- a CDS encoding glutaredoxin family protein, producing the protein MSNVIVYSSTNCPYCQQLKKYLTDQQVAYEERNIDLNDQYGQELHDMGLMSLPVTVIGEHKILGLNVTKLKKALAEIAS; encoded by the coding sequence ATGTCTAACGTAATCGTATATTCGAGCACGAACTGCCCTTATTGCCAACAATTGAAGAAGTATCTAACCGATCAGCAAGTTGCCTATGAAGAAAGAAACATTGATCTGAACGATCAATATGGTCAAGAATTGCACGATATGGGCTTAATGTCGTTGCCTGTTACGGTGATCGGTGAGCACAAAATCCTTGGGCTCAATGTCACAAAACTCAAAAAAGCGTTGGCCGAAATCGCCAGCTAA
- a CDS encoding DUF4978 domain-containing protein, with protein sequence MRRCKRVLGVVALAAGLSLGGWFPNHAEAAPYTASKLVTNGDGKTYMEVNGNPFLYLGIQNLGRIQTIGNTSLFATPMPESWLENVFEKTQAAGYKTIQIVVRWSEVEPSQQGTYDFHLIDKYIDWANAYGLYLDIVWMGSNSVGGTKLPGYGTSGWRYVAPVWTHDKNKYWGAGTAKFSSEVFSPWLTGTDAENLHNWEKSAVRNLFNHIASYDTNHRTIVFQVNNEPDQHANWTTNKAGVIGRLDDLAAEVKNSNYVVATRVNLTGKELDGDLNTSHIDFNGADPYTTSVNEIANLVLDTANSRMPYVAENNGKFGNVTSLMLTALVNGGFYDTFQLDDHFTDKGLYDPSVSYVNWTLGNIPALRPGGEKVKRLNNAMLQFNRIIAAASKSNMAGFNIETDNPVSSYDAMKIAGGYTIGFSANDSSVALAVNKGNDLFVASDTAGTTTFKTEMQPVSVQKGYMSGSTNQWVSTGNRGYTTNSDGTYSITYNAGEALRITMPSVFLYEAEGLNTLVSSGDSHASFADGSLSGGMGDKFTGDGIGDYIQYTINVPSPGTYEVRVRSKNQVSRGKFQLAINGSNQGNVIDTYSAANSYVEYSLGTYNFTLGGSHTFKFLITGKNVSSTGYTLGLDYIKLVN encoded by the coding sequence ATGAGAAGATGCAAACGTGTACTTGGTGTGGTGGCACTAGCAGCAGGACTTAGCCTAGGGGGGTGGTTCCCAAATCATGCAGAAGCAGCTCCATATACAGCTTCCAAGTTAGTAACAAATGGGGATGGAAAGACTTACATGGAGGTGAACGGAAACCCATTTTTGTATTTAGGTATTCAAAACTTGGGACGCATCCAGACAATTGGAAATACAAGTCTTTTTGCTACACCGATGCCGGAAAGTTGGTTGGAAAACGTATTTGAAAAAACGCAAGCTGCAGGGTACAAAACCATACAGATTGTGGTGAGATGGAGCGAAGTTGAACCTTCGCAACAAGGGACGTACGATTTTCATTTAATAGATAAGTACATAGACTGGGCTAATGCATATGGATTATATCTGGATATAGTATGGATGGGATCAAACTCTGTAGGAGGTACCAAGCTTCCTGGCTACGGCACAAGTGGCTGGAGGTATGTGGCACCTGTATGGACCCATGACAAGAACAAGTACTGGGGAGCCGGAACAGCCAAGTTCAGTAGTGAAGTGTTCAGTCCATGGCTAACTGGTACGGATGCGGAAAACCTGCATAATTGGGAAAAATCAGCTGTTCGGAACCTCTTTAATCACATCGCTTCCTATGATACCAATCACAGAACCATTGTATTTCAAGTCAATAATGAACCAGACCAGCATGCAAATTGGACTACAAATAAAGCTGGCGTAATAGGGCGTTTGGATGATTTGGCGGCCGAGGTAAAAAACTCTAATTATGTCGTAGCAACTCGTGTTAATCTCACAGGTAAGGAGTTGGATGGTGATTTAAACACGTCACATATTGATTTTAATGGAGCAGATCCCTATACAACATCTGTCAATGAAATTGCTAATCTGGTACTGGATACGGCGAATAGTCGAATGCCATACGTCGCGGAAAACAATGGCAAGTTTGGCAATGTCACTTCGCTAATGTTAACAGCATTAGTCAATGGTGGATTTTATGATACGTTTCAGTTGGATGATCACTTTACTGACAAAGGTCTCTATGATCCGTCTGTTTCCTATGTCAATTGGACCCTTGGCAACATTCCAGCTCTTAGACCTGGTGGGGAGAAGGTGAAACGTCTAAACAACGCAATGCTGCAGTTTAACCGAATTATTGCGGCAGCAAGCAAATCCAACATGGCAGGCTTTAATATTGAGACTGACAACCCGGTAAGTAGTTACGATGCTATGAAAATAGCTGGAGGTTACACGATAGGATTTAGTGCAAATGACTCCTCCGTTGCGCTAGCTGTGAATAAAGGTAATGACTTGTTTGTGGCATCCGATACGGCAGGAACTACCACGTTCAAGACCGAGATGCAGCCCGTATCCGTTCAGAAAGGATACATGAGCGGAAGCACGAACCAGTGGGTGTCTACCGGAAATAGAGGTTATACGACTAACAGCGACGGCACCTATAGTATTACCTACAATGCCGGCGAGGCTCTACGAATCACAATGCCATCGGTATTCTTATACGAAGCTGAAGGGTTAAATACATTAGTCTCTTCCGGAGATAGCCATGCTTCATTCGCAGATGGAAGTCTAAGTGGGGGAATGGGAGATAAGTTTACTGGAGATGGCATTGGAGATTATATTCAATACACTATAAATGTTCCCTCACCGGGTACTTATGAAGTCAGGGTCCGCAGCAAAAACCAAGTATCCCGCGGCAAGTTTCAATTGGCTATAAATGGTTCCAATCAAGGCAATGTTATTGATACGTACTCAGCAGCTAACAGCTATGTTGAGTATAGTCTGGGAACGTATAATTTCACTCTCGGAGGTAGTCACACTTTTAAATTCTTAATAACCGGCAAAAATGTAAGTAGTACAGGTTACACGCTAGGTTTAGATTATATAAAGCTGGTTAACTAG
- a CDS encoding NAD(P)/FAD-dependent oxidoreductase produces the protein MYDVIIIGAGPAGASAAIYTARGNLRTLVIDKAPNTGALAITHKIANYPGVTGEMTGRQLLDTMREQATGFGAEFIQTTITAMDVEGETKFVFTADGMFEAKSIVIATGSKGRNRMLPGEENLLGRGVSTCATCDGAFFEGKTVAVIGDSEEALEEAQALSKFAQKIYFVVSRPELQGVHHMPELVNTEMFYKAKPLEVLGESQVDGLRIRKSSGSEEVLHVDGVFVFLSGSKPGTDFLEGQVPLDAEGFMILDSSMQSSVAGVFGAGEVRRTPVKQAVVAAADGAIAAMAVDKFINKRAQLIPQYK, from the coding sequence ATGTATGACGTCATTATTATTGGAGCTGGACCCGCAGGAGCCTCTGCTGCGATCTACACAGCTCGAGGAAACCTGAGAACGCTGGTGATCGATAAAGCGCCGAATACGGGAGCGCTAGCCATTACGCACAAAATCGCCAACTACCCTGGGGTAACAGGCGAAATGACAGGGCGGCAGCTGCTCGATACGATGCGTGAGCAAGCGACAGGCTTCGGGGCTGAGTTCATTCAAACCACGATTACCGCGATGGATGTAGAGGGAGAAACGAAATTTGTCTTCACGGCGGACGGGATGTTTGAGGCGAAGTCGATTGTGATTGCAACGGGTTCGAAAGGTCGTAACCGCATGCTGCCAGGCGAAGAGAACTTGCTAGGGCGCGGTGTTAGCACATGTGCCACATGTGATGGTGCCTTTTTCGAGGGGAAGACCGTGGCTGTCATCGGGGATTCCGAGGAGGCGCTGGAGGAAGCGCAAGCGTTAAGCAAATTTGCTCAGAAAATATATTTCGTCGTGTCGCGGCCTGAGCTGCAAGGCGTTCACCATATGCCGGAGCTTGTGAATACCGAGATGTTCTACAAGGCGAAACCGCTTGAGGTGTTGGGGGAAAGCCAAGTCGATGGTTTGCGCATTCGGAAGAGCAGTGGCAGCGAGGAAGTGCTGCATGTGGATGGCGTGTTCGTTTTCCTATCTGGCAGCAAGCCAGGGACCGATTTCTTGGAAGGACAAGTCCCTCTGGATGCCGAGGGGTTCATGATCTTGGACAGCTCGATGCAATCGTCGGTTGCGGGGGTTTTTGGAGCGGGTGAAGTTCGACGCACACCTGTGAAGCAAGCTGTTGTAGCCGCAGCGGATGGAGCGATTGCCGCGATGGCGGTCGATAAATTTATTAATAAGCGGGCCCAATTGATTCCGCAATACAAATAA
- a CDS encoding extracellular solute-binding protein, whose protein sequence is MKRISQKLLLSTTSMILLTSVLAACGSQGEKPAKSQETPKGPLTVSMMNWYNTPEPPKTDNPIVRKIEELTNTKLNITWIPASAYNDKINVSIASNDLPKVLMVLDSKSSSIINAERSGMFWEIGPLLKSYPNLAKYNANEAVLNNVSVDGKVYGLYRARALARQGVSFRQDWLENLGLAQPKTIDELYNVIKSFTLNDPDKNGKNDTIGLVEAEDSASGAAATGLSGFPTIASFFGAANQWEFQNGKAVPMWTTKENMDAMKFYKKLYDEKLINLDFAATKTSKQNEQFYQGKAGMVFNTLDFIITGGNELKKVNPNAKLDILSKIQGPKGERVFATSGYNGMFLFPKSTVKSEAELKQVLEFFDKLVSDEMLSTWTWGIENMHFKKDANGEPAISDQTAYTNDVSPIKQLPSYDGSLMIWKGKGAADNKFRTMMKDNQAIAVSNPVEPLISQTAVEKGTELNKIISDARVKFILGNLDEVGFNKEVEKWRAQGGDKMIAEYSEQYAKLKK, encoded by the coding sequence ATGAAACGTATATCCCAAAAACTTCTGTTATCAACAACATCCATGATCTTGTTGACTTCTGTTCTTGCTGCCTGTGGCAGTCAAGGGGAAAAACCAGCTAAATCTCAGGAGACACCCAAAGGGCCGCTGACCGTGAGCATGATGAACTGGTACAATACACCCGAGCCACCCAAAACGGACAATCCTATTGTTAGGAAAATTGAAGAGTTGACTAACACCAAGCTCAATATAACCTGGATTCCGGCCTCCGCATACAATGACAAAATTAATGTCTCCATTGCCTCCAATGATTTGCCAAAGGTACTGATGGTGCTTGACAGTAAATCTTCCTCGATTATTAATGCGGAGCGATCGGGTATGTTTTGGGAAATCGGACCCTTGCTTAAGTCCTACCCTAACCTGGCCAAATACAATGCCAATGAAGCAGTTCTGAACAATGTGTCGGTAGATGGAAAAGTATATGGATTGTACAGAGCGCGTGCACTGGCTCGTCAAGGGGTTTCCTTCCGTCAGGATTGGTTAGAAAATTTGGGACTTGCACAACCAAAGACGATAGACGAGCTCTACAACGTAATTAAATCGTTTACTCTAAACGATCCCGACAAGAACGGAAAAAACGATACCATCGGTCTAGTTGAGGCAGAGGATTCTGCATCAGGTGCTGCCGCAACGGGCTTGTCCGGATTCCCGACGATTGCTTCCTTCTTTGGTGCCGCAAACCAGTGGGAGTTTCAAAACGGTAAAGCTGTGCCGATGTGGACGACCAAGGAAAACATGGATGCCATGAAGTTTTACAAGAAGCTCTACGATGAGAAGTTAATTAATCTTGATTTTGCAGCTACTAAGACCAGCAAGCAGAATGAGCAGTTTTACCAAGGCAAGGCTGGAATGGTGTTTAATACGTTAGATTTCATTATTACCGGGGGGAATGAACTGAAAAAAGTCAATCCCAATGCCAAATTAGATATTCTGTCCAAGATTCAGGGGCCAAAGGGAGAACGTGTCTTTGCTACATCGGGTTACAACGGAATGTTCCTGTTTCCGAAATCTACAGTAAAGAGCGAAGCCGAGCTGAAGCAAGTACTCGAATTTTTCGATAAGCTAGTGAGCGATGAGATGTTGTCGACCTGGACATGGGGAATAGAAAATATGCACTTTAAAAAGGATGCTAACGGAGAGCCTGCTATTTCCGATCAAACTGCTTATACGAACGATGTTTCTCCAATAAAGCAGCTTCCTTCATATGATGGTTCCCTAATGATCTGGAAAGGAAAGGGAGCCGCGGATAACAAGTTCCGTACGATGATGAAGGATAATCAAGCGATTGCTGTATCTAATCCTGTAGAGCCATTAATCTCGCAGACCGCTGTTGAGAAGGGTACGGAGCTGAATAAAATCATCTCTGATGCTCGAGTGAAATTCATTCTGGGCAACCTCGATGAGGTCGGCTTCAACAAAGAAGTAGAGAAGTGGCGTGCGCAGGGCGGAGACAAAATGATTGCGGAATATAGCGAGCAGTACGCCAAGCTGAAGAAATAG
- a CDS encoding alpha-E domain-containing protein has product MVMMGRTAEALFWIGRYSERTENHARLIDVYYHIREDREGSSSQAWSRLIDTIGDRTAFTEQFGNFTEQNVLQYITLDKNNANSLLACTNHARANLRNIREKMPSELWDILNGLYLWLKEKEVRDITNDSPHLFYRFIRDTLSMFQGAATSVMPRQNEWHFVEAGRYLERAENLLRLLQSLCAEYAREDFNSYPLMLAVLKSVSGYESYRKEYADTVNLNTIIKFLMLNETFPRSVSFAIQSLERSFKGIQLDDPELNNAVHKLEKLAGKVKANLACMDEDDMQSGKLEATLQSLRDSCNLMGARMSKVFFPSREEVIA; this is encoded by the coding sequence ATGGTGATGATGGGACGTACCGCGGAAGCATTATTCTGGATCGGTCGTTATTCCGAGAGAACCGAAAATCACGCGAGACTGATCGACGTGTACTATCATATCCGGGAAGACAGGGAAGGCAGCAGCAGTCAAGCGTGGAGCCGTTTAATCGACACCATCGGAGATCGCACCGCATTCACGGAGCAATTTGGAAACTTCACCGAGCAGAACGTCCTTCAATACATTACATTAGATAAAAATAATGCGAACTCACTGCTTGCCTGCACCAATCATGCACGCGCCAATCTACGTAATATTCGGGAGAAAATGCCCTCTGAACTATGGGACATTCTGAATGGCCTCTATTTATGGCTGAAAGAGAAAGAAGTGCGGGATATTACGAACGATTCTCCGCATCTGTTCTATCGTTTCATTCGAGATACGCTCTCGATGTTTCAAGGGGCCGCGACCTCCGTCATGCCGCGTCAGAATGAATGGCACTTCGTCGAAGCTGGACGCTACTTAGAGCGCGCAGAGAACCTGCTGCGCTTACTACAATCCCTTTGTGCTGAGTATGCGCGTGAAGACTTCAACTCGTATCCGCTCATGCTCGCCGTTCTGAAATCGGTCAGCGGCTACGAATCGTACCGGAAAGAGTACGCGGATACGGTCAATTTAAACACGATCATCAAATTTCTGATGCTTAATGAAACCTTTCCGCGGTCGGTCAGCTTTGCTATTCAATCACTGGAGCGATCCTTCAAAGGTATCCAGTTGGACGATCCTGAGCTAAACAACGCCGTCCACAAGCTTGAGAAGCTGGCAGGCAAAGTGAAAGCCAATCTCGCCTGCATGGATGAAGATGACATGCAATCTGGCAAATTAGAAGCCACCTTACAATCACTTCGGGATTCGTGCAACCTCATGGGCGCGCGAATGTCCAAAGTCTTTTTCCCCTCACGAGAGGAGGTTATCGCATGA
- a CDS encoding transglutaminase family protein, translating to MKKLEITHITRYSYTESAQDSVNEIRLTPLTDHRQSCYHHAITTDPVSAFFSYSDYFNNRVHAFTVNKIHRELTIKMVSTVVTHESDPWEASPSSPYEEKDQRFSDTFQNEYAEYLLCTSYTSLTPELKAYSDSIQDDGVRLHDLLTTIYSTIHRDFTYDPSATSVQTTVGEMLKLRRGVCQDYSHIMIAICRDKGIPTRYVSGYHFVGDLSGGNADFTQASHAWVECLIPGAGWFGYDPTNNCEVNWRYIKLGHGRDYNDIVPVKGVYRGSGTQDLEVIVDVKLVE from the coding sequence ATGAAGAAGCTGGAAATCACACATATTACCCGCTATTCTTACACCGAATCCGCGCAGGACAGTGTCAATGAAATCCGCCTCACGCCGCTAACCGATCATCGACAATCCTGCTACCACCATGCGATAACGACAGATCCTGTTTCTGCGTTCTTCAGTTATTCGGATTATTTCAACAATCGCGTACATGCATTTACGGTAAATAAAATACATCGCGAGCTCACGATCAAAATGGTATCCACCGTCGTGACCCACGAGAGCGATCCTTGGGAAGCTTCGCCTTCTTCTCCCTATGAAGAGAAAGATCAGCGCTTCAGTGACACGTTCCAAAATGAGTACGCGGAATACCTGCTATGCACCAGCTATACAAGTTTAACGCCTGAATTAAAGGCTTATTCTGACAGCATTCAGGACGATGGTGTCCGTCTGCACGACTTGCTCACAACGATCTATTCGACGATTCATCGCGACTTCACCTACGATCCTTCGGCTACTTCTGTGCAAACGACAGTCGGAGAAATGTTGAAGCTGCGGCGTGGCGTCTGTCAGGACTACTCGCACATCATGATTGCGATCTGTCGTGATAAAGGCATACCCACCAGGTATGTGAGCGGGTATCACTTTGTCGGCGACCTTAGCGGAGGCAATGCCGATTTCACCCAAGCCTCCCATGCTTGGGTGGAGTGCCTCATCCCAGGCGCAGGCTGGTTCGGCTATGATCCTACGAACAATTGCGAAGTCAATTGGCGCTATATTAAGCTAGGGCACGGGCGCGATTATAATGACATCGTGCCGGTCAAAGGCGTCTATCGCGGCTCGGGGACACAGGACTTGGAAGTTATTGTAGATGTAAAACTCGTGGAATAA